One window of the Nicotiana tabacum cultivar K326 chromosome 4, ASM71507v2, whole genome shotgun sequence genome contains the following:
- the LOC142179991 gene encoding uncharacterized protein LOC142179991, translating into MDEEDAEKTAFITPGGILLQSYEVKRQALADHLAENPVDEEYKPLRTYFPDEEVLFIGEDISEAYDDWRMFFDEAANFKGVGIGAVLVLETDQHYPISAKLMFPCTNNMAEYEACLLGLRLVIDLNIQEILLIGDSDLLIHQVLGEWATKNSKILPYLHCVQDLIKRFVKILFKHVPRTQNEFADALATLSSMIQHPDKNYIDSIPIDICKQPAYCTHVEEEFDGKPWFYDIKEYLENERISRKYYTCLEMHIVEVS; encoded by the exons atggacgaagaagatgctgaaAAGACTGCTTTTATTACGCCGGGGGGTATATTGTTACAaagttat GAAGTCAAAAGGCAAGCACTGGCGGACCATCTAGCCGAGAATCCTGTGGATGAGGAATACAAACCATTAAGGACATACTTCCCCGATGAAGAAGTGCTATTCATTGGGGAAGACATCTCAGAAGCATATGATgattggagaatgttctttgatgaggccgcaaacttcaaaggagtaggaaTTGGAGCGGTGCTAGTATTAGAGACCGATCAACATTACCCGATATCTGCCAAACTCatgttcccgtgcaccaacaatatggcagaatacgaaGCTTGTCTTCTAGGACTCAGACTAGTCATCGACCTGAACATTCAGGAAATACTTTTAATCGGAGATTCAGATTTGCTGATACATCAAGTGCTTggagaatgggctaccaagaaCTCAAAAATACTGCCTTATTTACACTGTGTGCAAGATTTAATCAAGAGATTTGTCAAGATACTATTCAAGCATGTTCCTCGGACTCAGAACGAGTTTGCAGACGCCTTGGCCACATTATCATCCATGATTCAACATCCAGATAAAAACTACATTGATTCTATACCTATAGATATATGCAAGCAACCTGCCTATTGtactcatgttgaagaagagttcGATGGgaagccatggttttatgatatcaaggagtacttggaGAATGAGAGAATATCCAGAAAGTactacacatgtttagaaatgcACATTGTGGAGGTTAGCTAA